Proteins co-encoded in one Papaver somniferum cultivar HN1 chromosome 5, ASM357369v1, whole genome shotgun sequence genomic window:
- the LOC113279042 gene encoding uncharacterized protein LOC113279042, with product MKDFHECIDLCGLMQAPKSGLEFSWCHGRASNKRILCNLDRGLFNLKWLDKFGGWHYHVGARGISDHNPLIGSDTVIVRALNTPFRFQKMWLSHPNFLQLVIDSWNEEIFGNPIFVFMNKLKRLKKILRTWNWEVFGDVKMNLKRVEDKIIEETLKSDNDPANITLLNNLVIARGNYDISANNYNTFLREKARLNWIKDVPRILTDGDNSFLEAYPDEAEIRNATFDLNQDGAPGPDGFTDVFYKATWDIIKSNLVQAIQYCWQNNIIPSGMNSNFIVLIPKIKGAKNAKHFRPIGLSNFCFKINTKIITMRLIKYMQQIVSQQQCAFINYRSIHEQILIASELVNEMPVSRRGGNLALKLDISQAYDTMSLEFLCRALQKFGFSIKFCDWIMTLLKSSKISIMLNGGPNGYFGVGRGLKQGDPLSPILFIIAEDILSRKHPQNENLKALLIEYQAATCQIVNAAKSKCFVNGTSLTRRRLIDDFFQMNLSSFPDKYLGVLLVQGKVKEIHLWHMMEYMQLRLAAWSGKLLNFQPKRVIDACEKIIRNYLWSGNVEDQKCVTVKWDNICVSKEEGGLGISKMEDVNKALLMKFLWKMLHSKDVWEKKFLAKYMDKNGNWITYYKRSSVWPGIKWVINDFKENTRWIVGTGENISLWNDKWIFEEPPCKLFPSHPYIAAHPHLKVKDLIINSQWHFHTVFLQFFTSDQLPVIKGGEDILIWCNSHTGQFTVSDAIKKISNTFPKLHWYKKIWNLAVLPSTSANVWKITRDACATDENLRKKGFKSAFRCYLCYNGEDFMDHILRHCKLSQIIWSWLGGIFHYLNPLSFEDVLKLCKNSSPIIKELWIISAFTLMVELWFMRNDKFYNEVKPSANKIQIKIQRVVHDCNCRLKGTIWNSAHERHVLQFFQIHNRRIKRIRIIELFFQIPQEGELLICCDGASIGNPGMPAYGFVIRDHMCAFIFAESRGLGVASNYVAEFFASIRGLEWASNN from the exons AAAATGGCTTGATAAATTTGGTGGCTGGCATTATCATGTTGGGGCTAGAGGTATATCTGACCACAACCCTCTCATTGGTTCTGATACTGTTATTGTTAGAGCTCTTAATACACCCTTCAGATTTCAGAAAATGTGGCTTTCACATCCTAATTTTCTCCAGCTAGTGATTGATTCTTGGAATGAAGAGATTTTTGGTAATCCTATTTTTGTGTTCATGAATAAATTGAAAAGACTCAAAAAAATTCTTAGAACTTGGAATTGGGAAGTGTTTGGAGATGTCAAAATGAATCTCAAAAGAGTTGAAGACAAGATTATAGAAGAAACCTTGAAGTCAGACAATGATCCTGCAAATATTACTCTCTTGAATAATCTAGTTATAGCTAGGGGAAATTATGATATTTCTGCCAACAATTACAACACTTTCTTAAGAGAAAAAGCTAGACTTAACTGGATAAAAGATG TTCCTAGAATTTTAACTGATGGTGACAACTCTTTTTTGGAAGCTTATCCTGATGAAGCTGAAATAAGGAATGCTACTTTTGATCTAAATCAGGATGGAGCTCCAGGGCCTGATGGTTTCACGGATGTTTTTTATAAAGCAACTTGGGACATCATTAAAAGTAATCTGGTGCAAGCTATTCAATATTGTTGGCAGAACAACATAATCCCTAGTGGTATGAATTCCAACTTTATTGTTTTAATCCCCAAGATAAAAGGTGCTAAGAATGCTAAACATTTTAgacctattggtcttagtaactTTTGTTTTAAGATCAACACCAAGATTATTACTATGAGGCTTATTAAATACATGCAGCAAATCGTTTCTCAACAACAATGTGCTTTTATTAATTACAGAAGTATTCATGAACAAATCCTGATAGCTTCTGAATTAGTTAATGAAATGCCAGTATCTAGAAGGGGAGGGAATTTAGCTCTTAAACTGGACATCTCACAAGCTTATGACACTATGAGTTTGGAATTTCTTTGTAGAGCTTTACAGAAATTTGGTTTCTCCATCAAATTTTGTGATTGGATTATGACTCTGCTGAAATCTTCTAAGATCTCTATTATGTTGAATGGTGGACCAAATGGCTACTTTGGTGTTGGTAGAGGGCTTAAACAGGGAGACCCGTTATCTCCAATTCTGTTCATTATTGCTGAAGACATTCTTAGCAGAAAACATCCACAAAATG AGAATCTGAAAGCCTTACTTATTGAATATCAAGCTGCAACATGTCAAATAGTGAATGCTGCCAAGAGTAAATGTTTTGTTAATGGAACCTCTCTTACTAGGAGAAGATTGATTGATGACTTCTTCCAAATGAATTTATCTTCTTTTCCTGACAAATACTTAGGTGTTCTACTGGTGCAAGGCAAAGTGAAAGAAATACACCTCTGGCACATGATGGAATATATGCAACTTAGACTTGCTGCTTGGAGTGGAAAATTGCTAAATTTTCAG CCTAAAAGAGTAATTGATGCTTGTGAAAAAATTATTAGAAATTACTTATGGTCTGGTAATGTTGAAGATCAAAAATGTGTTACTGTCAAGTGGGATAATATATGTGTTTCAAAAGAGGAGGGTGGTCTTGGAATCAGTAAAATGGAAGATGTTAATAAAGCTCTGCTAATGAAATTCTTGTGGAAAATGCTTCACTCCAAAGATGTCTGGGAAAAGAAATTTCTGGCTAAATACATGGATAAAAATGGGAATTGGATTACTTACTATAAAAGATCTTCAGTGTGGCCTGGAATCAAATGGGTTATTAATGACTTCAAGGAGAATACTAGGTGGATTGTGGGTACAGGTGAAAACATTTCCTTATGGAATGACAAATGGATTTTTGAAGAGCCACCATGTAAACTTTTTCCTTCTCATCCATACATTGCAGCTCATCCCCATTTGAAGGTAAAAGATCTTATCATTAATAGTCAGTGGCATTTCCATACGGtctttcttcaattcttcactAGTGATCAACTTCCAGTAATTAAGGGTGGTGAGGATATATTGATTTGGTGTAACTCTCATACTGGACAATTCACTGTTTCTGATGCTATAAAGAAGATAAGTAATACTTTTCCTAAGCTTCATTggtacaagaaaatatggaatctTGCTGTTCTTCCTTCTACTTCTGCTAATGTGTGGAAGATTACAAGAGATGCTTGTGCCACTGATGAAAACTTGAGAAAAAAAGGTTTCAAATCTGCCTTCAGATGTTATCTGTGCTATAATGGAGAAGATTTTATGGATCATATTCTTCGGCACTGTAAACTCAGTCAAATTATTTGGTCTTGGCTTGGAGGTATTTTTCACTATCTCAATCCTTTATCTTTTGAAGATGTTCTAAAACTGTGCAAAAATTCCAGTCCTATAATTAAAGAGTTATGGATCATCAGTGCTTTTACTCTCATGGTTGAACTATGGTTTATGAGGAATGATAAATTCTATAATGAGGTGAAGCCTAGTGCTAATAAGATTCAAATTAAGATTCAGAGAGTGGTCCATGATTGTAATTGTAGGCTTAAAGGAACAATATGGAATTCTGCTCATGAGAGACATGTTTTACAGTTCTtccaaattcacaatagaagaataaAGAGGATAAGAATCATTGAACTTTTCTTCCAAATTCCTCAAGAGGGTGAATTGCtcatatgttgtgatggtgcatccatTGGAAATCCTGGAATGCCTGCCTATGGTTTTGTTATTAGAGACCATATGTGTGCTTTCATTTTTGCAGAATCTAGAGGTCTGGGGGTTGCTTCCAATTATGTAGCTGAATTCTTTGCAAGCATCAGAGGCCTAGAATGGGCTTCAAACAACTAG